From a single Ensifer adhaerens genomic region:
- a CDS encoding methylenetetrahydrofolate dehydrogenase (NADP+) / methenyltetrahydrofolate cyclohydrolase, translating into MATIIDGKKAAASVIEAVKAASAKLEVEAGVKTGLAVIIVGDDPASHAYVGAKGRMAKECGFNSVQHTLPAETTQTELASLVETLNRDASIHGILVQLPLPKHLNSDAIIQSIRPEKDVDGLHVVNAGKLATGDLETGLISCTPAGAMLLVRSIHGDDLSGLNAVVIGRSNLFGKPMGQLLLHANATVTMAHSRSRDIPALTRNADILVAAVGRPEMVKGDWVKPGATVIDVGINRVPAPERGEGKSRLAGDVAYAQAAEIAGAITPVPGGVGPMTIAMLMANTVIAAHRAAGRSAPKV; encoded by the coding sequence ATGGCGACCATCATCGACGGAAAGAAGGCGGCGGCCTCGGTGATCGAGGCAGTGAAAGCGGCGTCCGCCAAGCTGGAGGTGGAGGCTGGCGTCAAGACCGGGCTCGCCGTCATCATTGTCGGCGACGATCCGGCAAGCCATGCCTATGTCGGCGCGAAGGGCCGGATGGCAAAGGAATGCGGATTCAATTCCGTTCAGCACACGCTTCCGGCCGAAACGACGCAGACGGAACTCGCCAGCCTCGTCGAGACGCTGAATCGGGATGCCAGCATACACGGCATTCTCGTTCAACTGCCGCTGCCGAAACACCTGAATTCGGACGCCATCATCCAGTCGATCCGGCCGGAGAAGGATGTCGATGGCCTGCATGTCGTCAATGCCGGCAAGCTGGCAACAGGCGATCTGGAGACGGGACTGATCTCCTGCACACCGGCGGGCGCAATGCTTCTGGTGCGCTCCATCCACGGCGACGACCTCTCAGGCCTCAACGCCGTGGTGATCGGCCGCTCCAATCTCTTCGGCAAGCCGATGGGTCAGCTTCTGCTTCATGCCAATGCCACGGTCACGATGGCGCATTCGCGCTCGCGGGATATCCCGGCGCTCACCCGCAACGCCGACATCCTCGTGGCGGCCGTCGGGCGGCCCGAGATGGTCAAGGGGGACTGGGTGAAGCCCGGCGCAACCGTGATCGATGTCGGCATCAACCGCGTGCCAGCACCGGAAAGAGGCGAGGGCAAGAGCCGGCTGGCGGGCGATGTCGCCTATGCTCAGGCTGCCGAAATTGCCGGTGCGATCACCCCCGTTCCCGGCGGCGTCGGGCCGATGACCATCGCCATGCTCATGGCGAATACCGTCATTGCGGCGCATCGCGCCGCGGGCCGGAGCGCGCCGAAAGTCTGA
- a CDS encoding ACT domain, which yields MTSYVLTVTCKSTRGIVAAITGFLAEKGCYIVDSSQFDDLDTGILSPGSFTSERMG from the coding sequence ATGACGAGCTATGTTCTGACTGTGACCTGCAAATCGACGCGCGGGATTGTTGCCGCGATCACCGGCTTCCTGGCGGAGAAGGGTTGCTACATCGTCGACTCCTCGCAGTTCGACGATCTGGATACGGGCATTTTAAGTCCCGGAAGCTTTACCTCGGAACGGATGGGGTAA
- a CDS encoding Sugar kinase of the NBD/HSP70 family, may contain an N-terminal HTH domain, producing MRGNPSTSRALNRRLILNLLRNRGPLSRAEIAIVTGLSPAAVTFVVTELIEESLVIEGTAQAGATGRRPVPVDINYDGHMAVGFKLRHDRIDCILTDLATTPLASFDVPVPDTRPETMVATIVAAIPKLLEVAGRTGLPVLGIGVAIPGEVDAVNGICVQSPRFGWYNLDFPKLLGEQVHVPVWIDDDISAFTVAQRLFGAGRNHRNFATVAVGTGVGASLVIAGEIYHGSHGLAGKMGHIISVPGGRLCECGRRGCLQAHTNEAAMIDAWSARRGVATASREQFAAAIESGDDVALGVMAEAGELIGRHLADLVNLFDPEVLIAGGEAMQFGDAILEPIRQSMSKYLFLNTPEVLPDWVPGSWARGAAALATQHFFELDVGS from the coding sequence GTGCGCGGCAATCCCAGCACCTCCAGAGCGTTGAACCGGCGGCTGATTCTCAATCTGCTGCGCAATCGCGGGCCGCTTTCTCGGGCCGAGATCGCGATCGTCACGGGATTGAGCCCTGCAGCGGTGACCTTCGTAGTCACCGAACTGATCGAGGAAAGCCTGGTGATCGAGGGCACGGCGCAGGCCGGTGCAACGGGACGTCGTCCGGTTCCCGTCGACATCAATTATGATGGCCATATGGCGGTTGGCTTCAAGTTGCGACACGACAGGATTGATTGCATCCTGACCGATCTGGCGACCACGCCTCTGGCGTCCTTTGACGTCCCGGTCCCCGACACGCGTCCCGAGACGATGGTGGCGACGATTGTGGCCGCCATTCCAAAATTGCTGGAGGTCGCCGGGCGTACAGGCCTTCCGGTGCTCGGAATCGGCGTAGCAATTCCGGGCGAGGTGGATGCGGTCAACGGCATCTGTGTTCAAAGCCCGCGCTTCGGCTGGTACAATCTGGATTTTCCGAAGCTTCTGGGCGAGCAGGTTCATGTTCCCGTCTGGATCGACGACGATATCAGCGCCTTTACGGTGGCGCAGCGCCTTTTTGGCGCCGGGCGCAACCACCGGAACTTCGCAACCGTCGCCGTCGGCACGGGTGTGGGAGCTTCGCTTGTCATCGCGGGCGAGATCTATCACGGCAGTCATGGGCTGGCCGGGAAGATGGGCCACATCATCAGCGTGCCTGGGGGGCGTCTTTGCGAATGCGGCCGCAGGGGCTGTCTTCAGGCCCATACAAATGAAGCGGCGATGATAGACGCCTGGAGCGCACGGCGCGGCGTTGCTACAGCCTCACGCGAACAGTTCGCAGCGGCGATCGAGTCTGGCGATGATGTCGCGCTCGGCGTGATGGCCGAGGCCGGTGAACTGATCGGTCGCCATCTTGCCGACCTGGTCAATCTCTTTGATCCAGAAGTGCTGATCGCTGGTGGGGAAGCGATGCAATTCGGCGACGCCATCCTCGAACCAATCCGACAATCCATGTCGAAATACCTATTTCTGAACACGCCGGAGGTTCTTCCCGACTGGGTCCCGGGCTCGTGGGCGCGGGGCGCGGCAGCCCTTGCGACGCAACACTTCTTCGAGCTCGATGTTGGCAGCTGA
- a CDS encoding multiple sugar transport system substrate-binding protein has translation MTLKTELSLIDAIKASRRQFLIGTGVALAGTALSRPAIAAGGEVTIISDLGNADQRAVLTRLADEFSKKTGTKVTINNMDHEAHKTAIRSYLVVGAPDICFWFSGNRMKAFVDRGLFDDISDLYQKEGYTEKLGVTKAALTVGGKQYGLPLGGILWGLFYRKDVFAEKGWTAPKTWDEFMKLGAAAKSAGMIPVSMGTKETWPTGGWFDHMNLRINGLEKHMALMDGKISYTDPMLKPVFDKWEELIKADFFSPNGPSFGWEQAGAALAQKKAAMMDLGSFIKYAFPAADQPQLAFAPFPEIVPGVERYEDFSVNSVHIPAKAKNKQGARDFLAYMYQPENLGAFLEAEGTIPPRNDCPPSKDPMVNAAVESLKTVKGTSQYYDRDTDPDMAQDGMKGFQEFMIKPERRDQILARLEKTRARVFK, from the coding sequence ATGACACTGAAGACCGAACTCTCGCTGATCGATGCAATCAAGGCTTCGCGCCGCCAGTTCCTCATCGGAACGGGTGTGGCGCTTGCCGGAACCGCCTTGTCCCGCCCTGCGATTGCCGCCGGCGGCGAAGTCACGATCATATCCGATTTGGGCAATGCCGACCAGCGCGCCGTTCTGACGCGACTTGCCGACGAATTCAGCAAGAAGACCGGCACCAAGGTCACGATCAACAACATGGACCACGAGGCCCACAAGACCGCGATCCGCAGCTATCTCGTCGTCGGCGCACCGGACATCTGCTTCTGGTTCTCGGGCAATCGCATGAAGGCCTTCGTCGATCGCGGGCTCTTCGATGACATCTCCGACCTCTATCAGAAGGAAGGCTATACCGAAAAGCTAGGCGTGACCAAGGCTGCGCTGACGGTCGGCGGCAAGCAATACGGCCTGCCGCTCGGCGGCATTCTCTGGGGCCTCTTCTACCGCAAGGACGTCTTCGCCGAGAAGGGCTGGACCGCGCCGAAGACCTGGGACGAATTCATGAAGCTGGGCGCAGCGGCCAAGTCCGCCGGCATGATCCCGGTCAGCATGGGCACGAAGGAAACCTGGCCGACTGGCGGCTGGTTCGACCACATGAACCTGCGTATCAACGGCCTTGAAAAGCACATGGCGCTGATGGACGGCAAGATTTCCTATACCGACCCGATGCTGAAGCCCGTCTTCGACAAGTGGGAAGAGCTGATCAAGGCCGATTTCTTCTCGCCCAACGGCCCGTCCTTCGGCTGGGAACAAGCCGGCGCCGCGCTCGCCCAGAAGAAGGCCGCCATGATGGATCTCGGCAGCTTCATCAAATATGCGTTCCCGGCCGCCGACCAGCCGCAGCTCGCCTTCGCGCCCTTCCCGGAAATCGTGCCCGGCGTCGAACGTTATGAGGATTTCTCGGTCAACTCGGTCCACATCCCGGCCAAGGCCAAGAACAAGCAGGGCGCACGCGACTTTCTCGCCTATATGTACCAGCCGGAAAATCTCGGCGCGTTTCTTGAGGCCGAAGGCACGATCCCGCCGCGTAACGATTGCCCGCCGAGCAAGGACCCGATGGTCAACGCCGCCGTGGAATCGTTGAAGACGGTCAAGGGAACCTCGCAATATTACGACCGCGACACCGATCCGGACATGGCGCAGGACGGCATGAAGGGCTTCCAGGAATTCATGATCAAGCCCGAGCGCCGCGACCAGATCCTTGCCCGTCTGGAAAAGACGCGCGCCCGCGTTTTCAAGTAA